In the genome of Kitasatospora cineracea, one region contains:
- a CDS encoding helix-turn-helix transcriptional regulator: MPTTGTDPTDPTSSTSPTARALRALEILRDRPGVTSEQLAERLGVTDRAARRYVAVLREAGVPVESERGPYGGYRLGRGARLAPVAFTQEEALGLVMAVLDGRPAATDPDDLVGSALGKVVRALPEPIGRQAAALRAHAAAAPDPYPAHPDPAVASTLVEAIAARRRAVITYRGAGGSEWRAEVDPWAVVVRRSRWYLLCHSHRADAVRTYRIDRVRAAERTTVPFDPPDGLDPVAVLEHHLGTGWAFRTRVLFDAPLDRVAPWISPTMGRLEPAGERCLLEGSTRNPAMYAGEWLAAVPFPFRILDGPELREAVAALASRFAAAAGPAGASDVPGRAGEPGAPG, encoded by the coding sequence GTGCCGACCACAGGGACCGATCCGACCGACCCGACCAGCTCGACCAGTCCGACCGCCCGCGCGCTGCGCGCGCTGGAGATCCTCCGCGACCGGCCCGGGGTGACCTCGGAGCAGCTCGCCGAACGCCTCGGGGTCACCGACCGGGCCGCCCGCCGCTACGTGGCGGTCCTGCGCGAGGCCGGGGTGCCGGTGGAGTCCGAGCGCGGCCCGTACGGCGGCTACCGGCTCGGGCGCGGCGCCCGGCTGGCCCCGGTGGCCTTCACCCAGGAGGAGGCGCTCGGGCTGGTCATGGCGGTGCTGGACGGGCGGCCCGCCGCCACCGACCCGGACGACCTGGTCGGCTCCGCGCTCGGCAAGGTGGTCCGGGCCCTGCCCGAACCGATCGGACGGCAGGCCGCCGCCCTGCGGGCGCACGCCGCCGCCGCTCCCGACCCGTACCCGGCGCACCCCGACCCGGCCGTCGCCAGCACCCTGGTGGAGGCGATCGCGGCCCGCCGCCGGGCGGTGATCACCTACCGCGGCGCCGGCGGCAGCGAGTGGCGGGCGGAGGTCGACCCGTGGGCGGTGGTGGTGCGCCGCTCCCGCTGGTACCTGCTCTGCCACTCCCACCGGGCCGACGCCGTCCGCACCTACCGGATCGACCGGGTCCGCGCCGCCGAACGCACCACCGTGCCGTTCGACCCGCCCGACGGCCTCGACCCCGTCGCCGTCCTCGAACACCACCTCGGCACCGGCTGGGCGTTCCGCACCCGCGTCCTGTTCGACGCCCCGCTCGACCGGGTCGCCCCCTGGATCAGCCCCACCATGGGCCGCCTCGAACCGGCGGGCGAACGCTGCCTGCTGGAGGGCAGCACCCGCAACCCGGCGATGTACGCGGGCGAATGGCTGGCCGCCGTCCCGTTCCCGTTCCGCATCCTGGACGGCCCCGAACTCCGCGAGGCGGTGGCCGCGTTGGCCTCCCGCTTCGCTGCGGCAGCCGGGCCCGCGGGGGCATCGGACGTCCCGGGCCGAGCCGGGGAGCCGGGGGCCCCGGGCTGA
- a CDS encoding alpha/beta fold hydrolase, translating to MDVLLIGGLWLDGSAWDAVLPALAERGHRPVPLTLPGQGDGRSSATLAEQLAAVVAAVDAAAGEPLVVAHSAACTLGWMAVDARPRGVAGLVLVDGFPHADGQPYAEWFPPRDGVVTFPGWESFEGPSSADLDEELRARIAANAVPVPADVALAPVRLADERRYGVPVTMLCAEASPEDVRGWVAAGAAPEVSRMERIEYVDLDAGHWPMFSRPAELAALIDAAAARN from the coding sequence ATGGACGTCCTGTTGATCGGTGGTCTCTGGCTGGACGGCAGCGCCTGGGACGCGGTGCTCCCGGCGCTCGCCGAGCGCGGCCACCGCCCGGTGCCGCTGACCCTGCCCGGCCAGGGCGACGGCCGTTCCTCGGCCACCCTGGCGGAGCAGTTGGCGGCCGTGGTGGCGGCCGTGGACGCGGCGGCGGGCGAGCCGCTGGTGGTGGCGCACTCGGCGGCCTGCACGCTGGGGTGGATGGCGGTGGACGCCCGCCCGCGGGGCGTCGCGGGGCTGGTGCTGGTGGACGGCTTCCCGCACGCGGACGGGCAGCCGTACGCGGAGTGGTTCCCGCCCCGGGACGGCGTGGTGACGTTCCCCGGCTGGGAGTCGTTCGAGGGGCCGAGCAGCGCCGACCTGGACGAGGAGCTGCGGGCCCGGATCGCCGCGAACGCGGTCCCCGTCCCGGCGGACGTCGCGCTGGCGCCGGTCCGGCTGGCGGACGAGCGGCGCTACGGCGTGCCGGTGACGATGCTGTGCGCGGAGGCGTCGCCGGAGGACGTCCGGGGGTGGGTCGCGGCGGGCGCGGCCCCGGAGGTGTCCCGGATGGAGCGGATCGAGTACGTCGACCTGGACGCCGGCCACTGGCCGATGTTCAGCCGGCCCGCCGAGCTCGCCGCGCTGATCGACGCGGCGGCCGCCCGCAACTGA
- the paaE gene encoding 1,2-phenylacetyl-CoA epoxidase subunit PaaE produces the protein MAVRRPRFHPLPIGTLERLCEDAVAVTFDVPADLAEEYAFRPGQSLTLRRIVDGADERRSYSLCSPVGGPLRIAVREVPGGLFSHWLVGEAETGETVDVLPPSGAFTADPAVPGAHVLLAAGSGITPMLSIAGSVLAGHPDSTVTLLYGNRRSDTVMFADELADLKDRYLERFQLVHVLSRETRDAELLSGRLDPERVAALLTALVDTPAVDHWWLCGPYAMVTGAKQLLAELGVPAGRVHQELFHADDDEDGIVEQRHPEPEPDAAASEVTLVLDGRASTLALPRDRAILDGAQRARPDLPFACKGGVCGTCRALVCEGKVEMRRNFALEEAELAAGYVLTCQARPVSDRVTVDYDR, from the coding sequence ATGGCCGTCCGCCGCCCGCGGTTCCACCCGCTGCCGATCGGCACCCTGGAACGGCTCTGCGAGGACGCCGTCGCGGTCACCTTCGACGTCCCCGCCGACCTGGCCGAGGAGTACGCCTTCCGCCCCGGCCAGAGCCTGACCCTGCGCCGGATCGTCGACGGCGCCGACGAGCGCCGCTCCTACTCGCTCTGCTCCCCGGTCGGCGGACCGCTGCGGATCGCGGTGCGCGAAGTGCCCGGCGGGCTGTTCTCGCACTGGCTGGTCGGCGAGGCCGAGACCGGCGAGACCGTCGACGTGCTGCCCCCCTCCGGGGCGTTCACCGCCGACCCGGCCGTGCCCGGCGCGCACGTGCTGCTCGCGGCCGGCTCCGGCATCACCCCGATGCTCTCCATCGCGGGCTCCGTCCTGGCCGGCCACCCCGACTCCACGGTCACCCTGCTGTACGGCAACCGGCGCAGCGACACGGTGATGTTCGCCGACGAGCTGGCCGACCTCAAGGACCGCTACCTGGAACGCTTCCAGCTCGTCCACGTGCTCTCCCGGGAGACCCGCGACGCCGAACTGCTCAGCGGCCGCCTCGACCCCGAGCGGGTCGCCGCCCTGCTGACCGCCCTGGTCGACACCCCCGCCGTCGACCACTGGTGGCTGTGCGGCCCGTACGCGATGGTCACCGGCGCCAAGCAGCTGCTGGCCGAACTCGGCGTCCCCGCCGGGCGGGTGCACCAGGAGCTGTTCCACGCGGACGACGACGAGGACGGCATCGTCGAGCAGCGGCACCCCGAACCGGAACCGGACGCCGCCGCCAGCGAGGTCACCCTCGTCCTCGACGGCCGCGCCAGCACCCTGGCCCTGCCGCGCGACCGGGCCATCCTCGACGGCGCCCAACGGGCCCGCCCCGACCTGCCGTTCGCCTGCAAGGGCGGCGTCTGCGGCACCTGCCGGGCCCTGGTCTGCGAGGGCAAGGTCGAGATGCGGCGCAACTTCGCCCTGGAGGAGGCCGAACTGGCGGCCGGCTACGTCCTCACCTGCCAGGCCCGGCCGGTCTCCGACCGGGTGACGGTGGACTACGACCGGTAG
- the paaD gene encoding 1,2-phenylacetyl-CoA epoxidase subunit PaaD translates to MVSTVSERAREVAAAVPDPELPMLTLADLGVLADVEEADGAVTAWLTPTYSGCPAIAEMAADVSRRLRAAGFDRVEVRLRIDPPWSSDRISAEGRRKLAAAGIAPPVPGGMRQPDRMLQLGPTRRVVACPQCGSEDTEELSRFGSTACKSLWRCRSCREPFDRIKEI, encoded by the coding sequence GTGGTGAGCACCGTGTCGGAGCGGGCCCGGGAGGTCGCCGCCGCCGTGCCCGACCCCGAACTGCCCATGCTGACCCTGGCCGACCTGGGCGTGCTGGCCGACGTCGAGGAGGCCGACGGGGCGGTCACCGCCTGGCTGACGCCCACCTACTCGGGCTGCCCGGCCATCGCCGAGATGGCCGCCGACGTGTCCCGCCGGCTGCGGGCCGCCGGGTTCGACCGGGTCGAGGTGCGGCTGCGGATCGACCCGCCCTGGTCCAGCGACCGGATCAGCGCCGAGGGCCGCCGCAAGCTCGCTGCGGCCGGCATCGCCCCGCCGGTGCCCGGCGGGATGCGGCAGCCCGACCGGATGCTGCAACTCGGCCCCACCCGGCGGGTGGTGGCCTGCCCGCAGTGCGGGTCGGAGGACACCGAGGAACTCTCCCGGTTCGGCTCCACCGCCTGCAAGTCGCTGTGGCGGTGCCGCAGTTGCCGCGAACCCTTCGACCGGATCAAGGAGATCTGA
- the paaC gene encoding 1,2-phenylacetyl-CoA epoxidase subunit PaaC: MTDEHVYLSLAEAGPEPDGEARWAYGTGFADPLLGVDAAPPAGIDPADLAAYCLMLGDDALVLSQRLIQWITRAPELEEEVALANLGLDLLGQARRLLTRAGQLDGSGRDEDRLAYWREDFDYRNVRLVELENGDFAQCVVRLLLFATAREELYRRLAHHADPVLAAVAALGAKELAYHREYASSWTVRLGDGTEQSHRRMLAALEVLWPWLEELFTPHEVELRLGVDPAELRAPVLAALERVLAEATLPVPETAGRAYVDGRAGRHGVHTEALGPLLAELQVVARAHPGATW; this comes from the coding sequence ATGACCGACGAACACGTGTACCTCTCGCTGGCCGAGGCGGGCCCGGAGCCGGACGGCGAGGCCCGCTGGGCGTACGGCACGGGGTTCGCCGATCCGCTGCTGGGGGTGGACGCCGCGCCGCCGGCCGGGATCGACCCGGCCGACCTCGCCGCGTACTGCCTGATGCTGGGCGACGACGCGCTGGTGCTCTCCCAGCGGCTGATCCAGTGGATCACCCGGGCACCGGAGTTGGAGGAGGAGGTGGCGCTCGCCAACCTCGGCCTCGACCTGCTCGGCCAGGCCCGCCGACTGCTCACCCGGGCCGGACAGCTCGACGGCAGCGGCCGCGACGAGGACCGACTCGCCTACTGGCGCGAGGACTTCGACTACCGCAACGTGCGGCTGGTGGAGCTGGAGAACGGCGACTTCGCGCAGTGCGTGGTGCGGCTGCTGCTGTTCGCCACCGCCCGGGAGGAGCTGTACCGGCGGCTGGCCCACCACGCCGACCCGGTGCTGGCGGCCGTCGCGGCGCTCGGCGCCAAGGAGTTGGCGTACCACCGGGAGTACGCGAGCTCCTGGACGGTGCGGCTCGGCGACGGCACCGAGCAGTCGCACCGGCGGATGCTCGCCGCGCTGGAGGTGCTGTGGCCGTGGCTGGAGGAGCTGTTCACCCCGCACGAGGTCGAACTGCGGCTCGGCGTCGACCCGGCGGAGCTGCGCGCCCCCGTACTCGCCGCCCTGGAACGGGTGTTGGCCGAGGCGACGCTGCCCGTCCCCGAGACCGCGGGCCGGGCGTACGTGGACGGGCGGGCCGGGCGGCACGGGGTGCACACCGAGGCGCTGGGGCCGCTGCTCGCGGAGCTGCAGGTGGTGGCCCGGGCGCACCCGGGGGCGACGTGGTGA
- the paaB gene encoding 1,2-phenylacetyl-CoA epoxidase subunit PaaB produces MSGERASWPLYEVFVRPRRGLNHVHVGSLHAADDKMALLAARDLYTRRNEGVSLWVVRSDAITASSPDEQDPFFAPSGDKVYRHPTFYPIPEDVPHI; encoded by the coding sequence ATGAGCGGGGAGCGGGCCTCCTGGCCGCTGTACGAGGTGTTCGTGCGGCCCCGGCGGGGGCTGAACCACGTGCACGTGGGGTCGCTGCACGCGGCGGACGACAAGATGGCGCTGCTCGCGGCGCGCGACCTGTACACCCGGCGCAACGAGGGGGTGAGCCTGTGGGTGGTCCGCTCGGACGCGATCACCGCGTCCAGCCCGGACGAGCAGGACCCGTTCTTCGCGCCGAGCGGCGACAAGGTGTACCGGCACCCGACGTTCTACCCGATCCCCGAGGACGTCCCGCACATCTGA
- the paaA gene encoding 1,2-phenylacetyl-CoA epoxidase subunit PaaA yields the protein MEASTEAQSRFEAVVAADARVEPRDWMPEAYRATLVRQIAQHAHSEIIGMQPEGNWLTRAPSLRRKAILLAKAQDEAGHGLYLYAAAETLGVDRAELTEKLIDGRQKYSSIFNYPTLTFADVGVIGWLVDGAAICNQVPLCRCSYGPYARAMVRICKEESFHQRQGYELLMTLMAGTEAQRAMVQDAVDRWWWPSLMMFGPPDGASPNSERSMAWRIKRHSNDELRQRFVDMTVPQAEHLGVALPDPALAWNEERGSWDFGEPDWSELQQVIKGGGPCNAQRIERRRAAHEDGAWVREASSAYAAKRAAREGSSG from the coding sequence ATGGAGGCCAGCACGGAGGCGCAGTCGCGGTTCGAGGCGGTGGTCGCCGCGGACGCGCGGGTGGAGCCGCGCGACTGGATGCCGGAGGCGTACCGGGCGACGCTGGTGCGGCAGATCGCGCAGCACGCCCACTCGGAGATCATCGGCATGCAGCCGGAGGGCAACTGGCTGACCCGGGCGCCCTCGCTGCGGCGCAAGGCGATCCTGCTCGCCAAGGCGCAGGACGAGGCCGGGCACGGGCTGTACCTGTACGCGGCGGCCGAGACCCTCGGGGTGGACCGCGCGGAACTGACCGAGAAGCTGATCGACGGGCGGCAGAAGTACTCGTCGATCTTCAACTACCCGACGCTGACCTTCGCCGACGTCGGCGTGATCGGCTGGCTGGTGGACGGCGCGGCGATCTGCAACCAGGTGCCGCTGTGCCGGTGCAGCTACGGGCCGTACGCCCGGGCCATGGTGCGGATCTGCAAGGAGGAGTCCTTCCACCAGCGGCAGGGCTACGAGCTGCTGATGACGCTGATGGCCGGCACCGAGGCGCAGCGCGCCATGGTGCAGGACGCGGTGGACCGCTGGTGGTGGCCGTCGCTGATGATGTTCGGCCCGCCGGACGGGGCCTCGCCCAACAGCGAGCGCTCGATGGCCTGGCGGATCAAGCGGCACAGCAACGACGAACTGCGCCAGCGCTTCGTCGACATGACCGTCCCGCAGGCCGAGCACCTGGGCGTGGCGCTGCCCGACCCGGCGCTCGCCTGGAACGAGGAGCGCGGCAGCTGGGACTTCGGCGAGCCGGACTGGTCGGAGCTCCAGCAGGTGATCAAGGGCGGCGGCCCGTGCAACGCGCAGCGGATCGAGCGGCGGCGGGCGGCCCACGAGGACGGCGCCTGGGTGCGCGAGGCGTCCTCGGCGTACGCGGCCAAGCGGGCCGCACGGGAAGGGAGTTCGGGATGA
- a CDS encoding M20 family metallopeptidase, protein MAADTTEPPATAAADTAAATAAAPPAAELPATTPAVTPTAALPGLPRTLASRARTLTAAVRKRCADLARIESPSGDAPRLDALAEELAAGYAATGATAVRHPCEHGDHLVLDWPGQQEDLPHLLVVGHHDTVWPVGTLADWPVEERDGRLSGPGILDMKGGLALLEGAFALLADLGQRPHRPVRMVIVSDEEIGSPDGRGLVERHLRGAAAVLGLEPGHPDGRLKTARRGSTRVRLTVTGREAHAGLDAADGLSAIDELVDQLIAVRGLARQPGTELNTGRIDGGTRANVIAGHAEAELGLRFATTEAQRRTLDTLAHLTATRPGADVRTEVLSSRPAWPERTGNPLLRHVRSLAAALGQHLDGAPAGGAGDTNLAGARGLPTLDGLGAVGAGPHARHEHLRVDQLGPRIALLAALLAVPLPRLRER, encoded by the coding sequence ATGGCCGCGGACACCACCGAACCACCCGCCACAGCGGCCGCGGACACCGCCGCCGCCACCGCAGCGGCGCCCCCCGCCGCCGAACTGCCCGCCACCACACCGGCGGTGACCCCGACCGCCGCCCTGCCCGGCCTGCCGCGCACCCTCGCCAGCCGGGCCCGCACCCTCACCGCGGCCGTCCGCAAGCGCTGCGCCGACCTGGCCCGGATCGAATCCCCCTCCGGTGACGCCCCCCGGCTCGACGCCCTCGCCGAAGAGCTCGCCGCCGGCTACGCCGCGACCGGGGCCACCGCCGTCCGGCACCCCTGCGAACACGGCGACCACCTCGTCCTCGACTGGCCCGGCCAGCAGGAGGACCTCCCGCACCTGCTGGTGGTCGGCCACCACGACACCGTCTGGCCGGTCGGCACCCTCGCCGACTGGCCGGTCGAGGAGCGCGACGGGCGGCTCAGCGGCCCCGGCATCCTCGACATGAAGGGCGGACTCGCGCTGCTGGAAGGCGCGTTCGCCCTGCTCGCCGACCTCGGGCAGCGCCCGCACCGCCCGGTCCGGATGGTGATCGTCTCGGACGAGGAGATCGGCAGCCCCGACGGCCGGGGCCTGGTCGAGCGCCACCTGCGCGGCGCCGCCGCCGTCCTCGGCCTCGAACCCGGCCACCCCGACGGCCGGCTGAAGACCGCCCGCCGCGGCTCCACCCGGGTCCGGCTCACCGTCACCGGGCGCGAGGCCCACGCCGGCCTCGACGCCGCCGACGGCCTCTCCGCGATCGACGAGCTGGTCGACCAGCTGATCGCCGTCCGCGGCCTGGCCCGCCAGCCCGGCACCGAGCTCAACACCGGCCGGATCGACGGCGGCACCCGCGCCAACGTCATCGCCGGGCACGCCGAGGCCGAACTCGGCCTGCGCTTCGCCACCACCGAGGCCCAGCGCCGCACCCTCGACACCCTCGCCCACCTCACCGCGACCCGCCCCGGCGCGGACGTCCGCACCGAGGTGCTGTCCAGCCGCCCGGCCTGGCCCGAACGCACCGGCAACCCGCTGCTGCGCCACGTCCGCTCGCTGGCCGCCGCCCTCGGCCAGCACCTCGACGGCGCCCCCGCCGGCGGGGCGGGCGACACCAACCTGGCCGGCGCGCGGGGCCTGCCCACCCTGGACGGCCTCGGCGCGGTCGGCGCCGGTCCGCACGCCCGCCACGAACACCTCCGGGTCGACCAGCTCGGCCCGCGGATCGCCCTGCTGGCCGCGCTGCTGGCGGTGCCGCTGCCGCGCCTGCGCGAACGCTGA
- a CDS encoding GlsB/YeaQ/YmgE family stress response membrane protein, with amino-acid sequence MGIVSWIILGLLAGAVAKLLLPGKDPGGIIVTTLIGIAGSFIGGWLSSKILHKSVNVHFFDLPTWISAIAGALVLLIAYRLVFGKSRD; translated from the coding sequence ATGGGAATCGTCAGCTGGATCATCCTCGGGCTCCTCGCCGGAGCCGTTGCCAAGCTCCTGCTGCCCGGCAAGGACCCGGGCGGCATCATCGTCACCACCCTGATCGGCATCGCCGGTTCCTTCATCGGCGGGTGGCTGTCCTCGAAGATCCTGCACAAGTCGGTGAACGTGCACTTCTTCGACCTGCCGACCTGGATCTCCGCGATCGCGGGCGCACTCGTCCTGCTGATCGCCTACCGGCTGGTGTTCGGCAAGTCCCGTGACTGA
- a CDS encoding terpene synthase family protein, translated as MSRAPAQRLPAGQPAGPPVGPSAGPSGGPLAGLLDRIPVPAPHPHADALREELAHWLAGTGLLDHEGTERLLEQDHLDLASRCWGDLPAGPGLRTATQWLLLGWILDDHFDRHWLGDPSDEADRTVRELAALLAPELAPDAVAPAPRTALARAFRTLWQDSVALTGPAWRARQTADFRCYLESSLDFLRLRGATPTVPQYLSHRERGGATRCAAGTVELAHRLDLPEQFHHHPQLVDLRSRFDHLVGWANDLCSYRAETATGHGNNLLCALEVHERLPQAAAAAQVAALCGAELTTLEFLAEGIARGSHWPPQVRCYVRALVRFAHALLHWMATTVRYRPEAVPLPRAR; from the coding sequence ATGAGCCGAGCCCCCGCGCAGCGCCTCCCGGCCGGACAACCGGCCGGACCGCCCGTCGGACCGTCGGCCGGGCCGTCCGGCGGGCCGCTCGCCGGCCTGCTCGACCGGATCCCCGTCCCGGCGCCGCACCCGCACGCCGACGCGCTGCGCGAGGAACTCGCGCACTGGCTGGCCGGCACCGGCCTGCTCGACCACGAGGGCACCGAACGCCTGCTGGAACAGGACCACTTGGACCTGGCCTCGCGCTGCTGGGGCGACCTCCCGGCCGGGCCCGGGCTGCGGACCGCCACCCAGTGGCTGCTGCTCGGCTGGATCCTCGATGACCACTTCGACCGGCACTGGCTCGGCGACCCGTCCGACGAGGCCGACCGCACCGTCCGCGAACTCGCCGCGCTGCTCGCCCCGGAACTCGCCCCCGACGCCGTCGCGCCCGCCCCGCGGACCGCCCTGGCCCGGGCCTTCCGCACCCTCTGGCAGGACAGCGTCGCCCTCACCGGACCGGCCTGGCGGGCCCGGCAGACCGCCGACTTCCGCTGCTACCTGGAGAGTTCGCTGGACTTCCTGCGGCTGCGCGGCGCCACCCCCACCGTGCCGCAGTACCTCTCGCACCGCGAGCGGGGCGGCGCCACCCGCTGCGCGGCCGGCACGGTCGAGCTCGCGCACCGCCTCGACCTGCCCGAGCAGTTCCACCACCACCCCCAACTCGTCGACCTGCGAAGCCGGTTCGACCACCTGGTCGGCTGGGCCAACGACCTCTGCTCGTACCGGGCCGAGACCGCCACCGGCCACGGCAACAACCTGCTGTGCGCGCTGGAGGTGCACGAGCGGCTGCCGCAGGCCGCCGCGGCCGCCCAGGTCGCCGCGCTCTGCGGGGCCGAGCTCACCACCCTGGAGTTCCTGGCCGAGGGCATCGCCCGCGGCTCGCACTGGCCGCCCCAGGTGCGCTGCTACGTGCGGGCGCTGGTCCGCTTCGCGCACGCGCTGCTGCACTGGATGGCGACCACCGTCCGCTACCGCCCCGAGGCGGTGCCGCTGCCCCGGGCCCGCTGA
- a CDS encoding RNA polymerase sigma factor, protein MVETRWPGAEVVAAARDGDRDSLAVLVAGADPHVRRFAHTLCPGPEDAEDAAQEALIVLYRRIGMLRATGALASWLFRIVRNECLRRARALRPAAATAEPPAGTADSAEQEALRRLDTERVASAIAALPADQRRVLIMRDLQGLGGRAVAEALGLSPAAMKSRLHRARAAVRAELGGNAGEFESGTGQIGPMSGGPAARRGGVR, encoded by the coding sequence GTGGTTGAGACCCGATGGCCCGGCGCGGAGGTGGTCGCGGCGGCCCGCGACGGGGACCGCGACTCGCTCGCGGTGCTGGTCGCGGGGGCGGACCCGCACGTGCGGCGCTTCGCCCACACGCTGTGCCCCGGCCCCGAGGACGCCGAGGACGCCGCGCAGGAGGCGCTGATCGTGCTGTACCGGCGGATCGGCATGCTGCGGGCCACCGGCGCGCTCGCGTCCTGGCTGTTCCGGATCGTCCGCAACGAGTGCCTGCGGCGGGCCCGCGCCCTGCGGCCCGCGGCGGCCACCGCCGAACCCCCGGCGGGGACGGCGGACTCCGCCGAGCAGGAGGCACTGCGGCGGCTCGACACCGAACGGGTCGCCTCCGCGATCGCCGCCCTCCCCGCCGACCAGCGCCGGGTGCTGATCATGCGCGACCTGCAGGGCCTCGGCGGCCGGGCCGTCGCCGAGGCGCTCGGGCTGAGCCCGGCCGCGATGAAGTCCCGGCTGCACCGGGCCCGGGCCGCCGTCCGGGCCGAACTCGGCGGAAACGCCGGAGAGTTCGAGAGCGGCACCGGTCAGATCGGGCCGATGTCCGGCGGCCCGGCCGCCCGGCGCGGCGGTGTCCGGTGA
- a CDS encoding VOC family protein yields MTSVIKHVTIDSLDPYRLASFWSEVLGQPLHEEDFPGDPQALIEAAGLLFVTVPEEKAGKNRIHFDLQPQGRTRDEEVERLVGLGATRVADQRRPDGTGWVVLADIEGNEFCVERSQAERGA; encoded by the coding sequence ATGACTTCTGTGATCAAGCACGTGACCATCGACAGCCTCGACCCCTACCGCCTCGCCTCCTTCTGGTCGGAGGTGCTGGGGCAGCCGCTGCACGAGGAGGACTTCCCCGGTGACCCGCAGGCGCTGATCGAGGCCGCGGGGCTGCTGTTCGTGACCGTGCCGGAGGAGAAGGCGGGCAAGAACCGGATCCACTTCGACCTCCAGCCGCAGGGGCGGACCCGGGACGAGGAGGTCGAGCGGCTGGTCGGGCTGGGCGCGACCCGGGTGGCCGACCAGCGGCGGCCGGACGGGACGGGCTGGGTGGTGCTCGCGGACATCGAGGGCAACGAGTTCTGCGTGGAGCGGAGCCAGGCCGAGCGCGGGGCCTGA
- a CDS encoding DUF4440 domain-containing protein has protein sequence MSESRSTAKAELDRLTAEFFGAFDNRHGGPADVGRLRRLMLPGGVIVVTAPRYAAYGVEEFIGPRELLLSDGRLTDFHEWEVDERTEIADGVACRIGTYRKSGLLNGEPYEGRGTKTFQFARTPDGWRITAFSWHDEP, from the coding sequence ATGTCCGAGAGCCGCTCCACCGCCAAGGCCGAACTCGACCGGCTGACCGCCGAGTTCTTCGGCGCCTTCGACAACCGGCACGGCGGCCCCGCCGACGTGGGCCGGCTGCGGCGGCTGATGCTGCCCGGCGGGGTGATCGTGGTGACGGCGCCCCGGTACGCCGCGTACGGCGTGGAGGAGTTCATCGGCCCGCGCGAACTGCTGCTCTCCGACGGGCGGTTGACCGACTTCCACGAGTGGGAGGTCGACGAGCGCACCGAGATCGCCGACGGCGTGGCCTGCCGGATCGGGACCTACCGCAAGTCCGGCCTGCTGAACGGCGAACCGTACGAGGGGCGCGGCACCAAGACCTTCCAGTTCGCCCGCACCCCGGACGGCTGGCGGATCACCGCCTTCTCCTGGCACGACGAGCCGTAG